A part of Helicoverpa zea isolate HzStark_Cry1AcR chromosome 17, ilHelZeax1.1, whole genome shotgun sequence genomic DNA contains:
- the LOC124637959 gene encoding hemocyte protein-glutamine gamma-glutamyltransferase-like, with protein sequence MEPLQVDVVHFYPRENAQPHNTVKFEVVNDENPTTTIVRRGQPFSGVVRFNRPYDEANDIVQLVFSIGDKPSMETMGKMFIRRDAVTDKHTWSASLLDVQEENTLSFKVSSPVTAPVGAWALRVLTWRRGSPERAYYDFDQDIYILFNPWNPDDQTYMEDEALLQEYVLNDVGKVWVGPIKTTRGKPWLYGQFDAVVLPACMFMLDRAEVPFNHRGDPVKMTRAISRIVNSNDDGGVLVGRWDGVYDDGTAPSEWTGSVDILAQFLETQEPVSYGQCWVFAGVVTAVCRALGIPSRVVSNLVSAHDANSTLTVDKYYSETMEELGYDPSNAEPEHTDSIWNYHVWNDVWMARPDLTAGYGGWQAIDATPQETSKGVYQCGPAPLEAIKQGVIGMNYDVEFMLASVNADLMRWRIDSSEETGYAMVDSNTYHIGRMVLTKKPYVFDPNGDEDREDITEQYKFREGTASERLALMNGVRFSERAKRYYSVASNLKNDVTFKLRDVDTVPIGKDFRVTVDIENTANEGRNIKASLSTNSVFYNGVRAGVVRKVEGKIFVGPGKKEQISVLVKSDDYLPKLVEYCNMKISAMAIVDETKQSWADDDDFQVIKPNINIKFNDDLILNQPTTAFLSFTNPLEKSLTGCEFRVTSSGITGRTLRFPVNDGAPLEPITAELPVQPNKIGKINFVATFKSNELKDISGAATAEVFEA encoded by the exons ATGGAGCCCCTACAAGTAGATGTTGTCCACTTCTACCCGAGAGAAAATGCGCAGCCTCATAACACTGTCAA AttcgaggtggtaaatgacgaAAACCCGACCACCACCATAGTGCGGCGTGGTCAGCCATTCAGTGGAGTCGTCAGGTTCAACAGACCTTATGATGAGGCCAACGATATTGTGCAGCTCGTGTTCTCCATTG GAGATAAACCATCTATGGAGACGATGGGCAAGATGTTCATTCGCCGTGACGCCGTGACAGACAAACACACATGGAGTGCCAGCCTGTTGGACGTGCAGGAAGAGAACACACTATCATTCAAG GTTTCGTCACCAGTGACAGCGCCAGTCGGAGCCTGGGCTCTGCGAGTTCTCACGTGGAGGAGAGGGTCCCCGGAGCGCGCGTACTATGACTTCGATCAGGACATATACATCCTCTTCAATCCATGGAACCCTG ATGACCAAACCTACATGGAAGACGAAGCGTTACTCCAAGAGTACGTGCTGAATGACGTTGGCAAAGTGTGGGTGGGGCCCATCAAGACCACCAGAGGCAAACCCTGGTTATACGGCCAGTTTGACGCCGTCGTGCTCCCGGCTTGCATGTTCATGCTGGATAGAGCTGAAGTGCCTTTTAACCA TCGTGGAGATCCCGTCAAAATGACCCGAGCAATCTCCCGCATAGTGAACTCCAATGACGATGGTGGCGTGCTGGTGGGCCGATGGGACGGAGTATATGATGACGGAACTGCCCCATCAGAGTGGACTGGGTCTGTGGATATCTTGGCGCAGTTCTTGGAGACTCAGGAGCCGGTATCTTACGGACAATGCTGGGTTTTCGCTGGTGTTGTTACTGCTG TGTGCCGTGCCCTCGGCATCCCATCTCGCGTGGTATCCAACCTGGTGTCAGCCCACGATGCCAACAGCACCCTGACAGTTGACAAGTATTACTCGGAAACCATGGAGGAGCTGGGCTATGACCCCAGCAATGCTGAACCGGAACACACTGATTCTATCTGGAATTACCACGTGTGGAATGACGTTTGGATGGCGAGACCTGACCTGACTGCTG GCTACGGAGGTTGGCAAGCCATCGACGCTACTCCTCAGGAGACGTCAAAGGGAGTGTACCAGTGCGGTCCAGCGCCTCTAGAAGCTATCAAGCAGGGAGTCATCGGCATGAACTATGATGTGGAGTTCATGCTGGCGTCAGTTAATGCTGATCTCATGAGGTGGAGGATCGATAGCAGCGAGGAGACTGGATATGCTATGGTGGATAGTAACACTTACCA CATCGGCCGCATGGTCCTCACAAAGAAGCCATACGTGTTCGACCCCAACGGCGATGAGGATCGGGAAGACATCACGGAACAGTACAAGTTCAGGGAGGGAACTGCTTCTGAGCGACTCGCTCTTATGAATGGAGTTAGATTCTCTGAGAGGGCTAAGAG GTACTACTCAGTAGCCAGCAACTTGAAGAATGACGTCACATTCAAGCTTCGTGATGTGGACACAGTACCCATTGGCAAAGACTTCAGGGTCACTGTTGATATTGAAAATACAGCAAATGAG GGTCGTAACATCAAGGCTTCTCTGTCGACCAACAGCGTGTTCTACAACGGTGTGAGAGCTGGCGTCGTTAGGAAAGTtgaaggaaaaatatttgtggGACCTGGCAAAA AGGAACAAATCAGCGTTCTAGTCAAATCAGATGATTATCTACCTAAACTAGTGGAGTACTGCAACATGAAGATTTCTGCGATGGCCATCGTGGACGAGACGAAGCAGTCCTGGGCTGATGATGACGACTTCCAAGTTATCAAGCCTAATATTAACATTAAG TTCAACGACGACCTAATCCTGAACCAGCCGACGACAGCGTTCCTCTCGTTCACGAACCCCCTGGAGAAATCGCTGACCGGCTGCGAGTTCCGCGTGACGTCATCCGGCATTACCGGCCGCACGCTGCGCTTCCCCGTGAACGACGGAGCCCCGCTAGAGCCCATCACTGCTGAGTTGCCTGTGCAGCCTAAT AAAATTGGCAAGATCAACTTCGTGGCGACATTCAAATCTAACGAACTAAAGGACATCAGTGGCGCGGCGACAGCTGAAGTGTTCGAAGCATAA